In Mycobacterium sp. Aquia_216, a genomic segment contains:
- a CDS encoding TetR/AcrR family transcriptional regulator: MTQPARPLRADAARNRARVLEVAYETFAAEGLSVPIDEIARRAAVGAGTVYRHFPTKEALFAAVIRDRMQHLVDDGYALLKSVGPGEALFAYLRSLVLRWGATDRGLVDALAGLGIDIETVAPDAERAFLAMLGDLLSAAQEAGAARADVGVREVKSILVGCQAMEAYNAELAERVTDVVVDGLRAGR, encoded by the coding sequence ATGACGCAACCCGCACGGCCGCTACGCGCGGACGCAGCGCGCAACCGTGCCCGGGTACTGGAGGTCGCCTACGAAACCTTCGCGGCCGAGGGGTTGTCGGTGCCGATCGACGAGATCGCCCGGCGCGCGGCGGTGGGGGCCGGGACCGTATACCGCCACTTCCCGACGAAAGAGGCGCTGTTCGCCGCGGTCATCCGGGATCGGATGCAGCACCTGGTCGACGACGGGTATGCGCTGCTGAAATCGGTCGGGCCCGGGGAGGCGCTGTTCGCCTATCTGCGCTCGCTGGTCTTGCGGTGGGGTGCTACCGACCGCGGGCTGGTCGACGCGTTGGCCGGCCTCGGCATCGACATCGAAACCGTGGCGCCCGACGCCGAGCGTGCCTTTCTGGCCATGCTCGGCGATCTGCTGAGCGCGGCGCAGGAAGCGGGCGCGGCGCGCGCGGACGTGGGGGTGCGCGAAGTCAAATCGATCTTGGTCGGATGCCAGGCGATGGAGGCCTACAACGCGGAGTTGGCCGAACGGGTTACCGACGTCGTCGTCGACGGCTTACGCGCTGGACGATAG
- the groL gene encoding chaperonin GroEL (60 kDa chaperone family; promotes refolding of misfolded polypeptides especially under stressful conditions; forms two stacked rings of heptamers to form a barrel-shaped 14mer; ends can be capped by GroES; misfolded proteins enter the barrel where they are refolded when GroES binds) yields MAKTIAYDEEARRGLERGLNALADAVKVTLGPKGRNVVLEKKWGAPTITNDGVSIAKEIELEDPYEKIGAELVKEVAKKTDDVAGDGTTTATVLAQALVKEGLRNVAAGANPLGLKRGIEKAVEKITETLLKSAKDVETKEQIAATAAISAGDQSIGDLIAEAMDKVGNEGVITVEESNTFGLQLELTEGMRFDKGYISGYFVTDAERQEAVLEDPYILLVSSKVSTVKDLLPLLEKVIQGGKPLLIIAEDVEGEALSTLVVNKIRGTFKSVAVKAPGFGDRRKAMLQDMAILTGGQVISEEVGLSLETADISLLGKARKVVITKDETTIVEGAGDTDAIAGRVAQIRAEIENSDSDYDREKLQERLAKLAGGVAVIKAGAATEVELKERKHRIEDAVRNAKAAVEEGIVAGGGVALLQAAPSLDELELKGDEATGANIVRVALSAPLKQIAFNGGLEPGVVAEKVQNSKAGVGLNAATGEYEDLLKAGVADPVKVTRSALQNAASIAGLFLTTEAVVADKPEKAAAPAGDPTGGMGGMDF; encoded by the coding sequence ATGGCCAAGACAATTGCGTATGACGAAGAGGCCCGTCGCGGCCTCGAGCGGGGTCTGAACGCCCTCGCCGACGCGGTAAAGGTGACGTTGGGTCCCAAGGGCCGCAACGTCGTCCTGGAGAAGAAGTGGGGCGCTCCCACGATCACCAACGATGGTGTGTCCATCGCCAAGGAGATCGAGCTGGAGGACCCGTACGAGAAGATCGGCGCCGAGCTGGTCAAGGAAGTTGCCAAGAAGACCGACGACGTCGCCGGTGACGGCACGACGACTGCCACGGTGCTGGCTCAGGCCCTCGTCAAAGAGGGTCTGCGCAACGTCGCGGCCGGCGCTAACCCGCTGGGCCTCAAGCGCGGCATCGAGAAGGCCGTCGAGAAGATCACCGAGACCCTGCTGAAGTCGGCCAAGGACGTCGAGACCAAGGAGCAGATCGCTGCGACCGCGGCCATCTCGGCGGGCGACCAGTCGATCGGCGACCTGATCGCCGAGGCGATGGACAAGGTCGGCAACGAGGGTGTCATCACCGTCGAGGAGTCCAACACCTTCGGCCTGCAGCTCGAGCTCACCGAGGGCATGCGGTTCGACAAGGGTTACATCTCGGGCTACTTCGTCACCGACGCCGAGCGTCAGGAAGCGGTCCTGGAGGACCCGTACATCCTGCTGGTCAGCTCCAAGGTGTCGACCGTCAAGGACCTGCTCCCGCTGCTGGAGAAGGTCATCCAGGGCGGTAAGCCGCTGCTGATCATCGCCGAGGACGTCGAGGGCGAGGCGCTGTCCACCCTGGTCGTCAACAAGATCCGCGGCACCTTCAAGTCGGTGGCTGTCAAGGCTCCCGGCTTCGGTGACCGTCGCAAGGCGATGCTGCAGGACATGGCCATCCTCACCGGTGGTCAGGTCATCAGCGAAGAGGTCGGCCTCTCCCTGGAGACCGCCGACATCTCGCTGCTCGGCAAGGCCCGCAAGGTCGTGATCACCAAGGACGAGACCACCATCGTCGAGGGCGCCGGTGACACCGACGCCATCGCCGGCCGGGTGGCCCAGATCCGCGCCGAGATCGAGAACAGCGACTCCGACTACGACCGTGAGAAGCTGCAGGAGCGCCTGGCCAAGCTGGCCGGCGGTGTTGCGGTGATCAAGGCCGGAGCTGCCACCGAGGTGGAGCTCAAGGAGCGCAAGCACCGTATCGAGGACGCGGTCCGCAACGCCAAGGCCGCCGTCGAGGAGGGCATCGTTGCCGGTGGTGGCGTGGCCCTGCTGCAGGCGGCTCCGTCGCTGGACGAGCTGGAACTCAAGGGCGACGAGGCCACCGGTGCCAACATCGTCCGGGTGGCGCTGTCGGCTCCGCTGAAGCAGATCGCCTTCAACGGCGGGCTTGAGCCCGGCGTTGTCGCCGAGAAGGTCCAGAACTCGAAGGCCGGCGTCGGTCTGAACGCCGCCACCGGCGAGTACGAGGACCTGCTCAAGGCCGGCGTTGCCGACCCGGTCAAGGTCACCCGTTCGGCGCTGCAGAACGCGGCGTCCATCGCTGGGCTGTTCCTGACCACCGAGGCCGTCGTTGCCGACAAGCCGGAGAAGGCGGCCGCTCCGGCGGGCGACCCGACCGGTGGCATGGGCGGTATGGACTTCTAA
- a CDS encoding heme-binding protein has product MSKSPWRTAFGVAVGCVLCVTIAPTAVAAPDPCSASGVAATASGVLNAASGYLDGHPDADNVLTAAVNQSPADAKSSVRGYFLSHPAEALELKGIAQPLLDLRSRCNTSVSPDQLAALFDALSG; this is encoded by the coding sequence ATGAGCAAATCGCCATGGCGCACAGCTTTCGGAGTGGCCGTCGGCTGCGTTCTCTGCGTCACGATCGCGCCGACCGCGGTTGCCGCGCCTGATCCGTGCTCGGCGAGCGGGGTCGCTGCCACCGCCAGCGGGGTCCTGAACGCGGCGAGCGGATACCTCGATGGCCATCCCGATGCCGACAACGTGCTGACTGCCGCGGTCAACCAATCGCCCGCTGACGCGAAATCATCCGTCCGTGGCTATTTTCTCAGTCATCCCGCTGAGGCGTTGGAGCTGAAGGGTATCGCGCAGCCGCTCCTGGACCTGCGCAGCCGCTGCAACACGTCGGTGTCGCCGGATCAGTTGGCGGCTTTGTTCGACGCGCTGTCCGGCTAG
- a CDS encoding pyridoxamine 5'-phosphate oxidase family protein: MRTKKKVDLGRLAAALPDYPFAYLITVDDAYRVHTVTVEPRLRESILDVGLIGGGTRENLAHRSDATLLWPPPEPGGYSLIVDGRAELTGAGSDAVRCEVVPTRALLHRDADPDSPETAKGCLHDCVVFSLPA; this comes from the coding sequence ATGCGCACGAAGAAGAAGGTGGACCTGGGCAGGCTCGCCGCCGCCCTGCCCGACTACCCGTTCGCGTACCTGATCACCGTCGACGACGCCTACCGCGTGCACACCGTGACGGTAGAACCGCGGCTGCGGGAATCGATCCTCGACGTCGGTTTGATCGGCGGAGGCACCCGCGAGAACTTGGCCCATCGCAGCGATGCCACCCTGTTGTGGCCCCCGCCCGAGCCGGGTGGGTACTCGCTGATCGTCGACGGCCGCGCCGAGCTCACGGGTGCGGGCTCCGACGCTGTGCGCTGCGAGGTGGTGCCCACCCGCGCACTGCTGCACCGCGACGCCGATCCGGACTCTCCTGAAACGGCCAAGGGCTGTCTGCACGATTGCGTGGTGTTCTCTTTGCCCGCCTGA
- a CDS encoding N-acyl-D-amino-acid deacylase family protein, whose product MSYDLLIRNGTIVDGLGSEPYVGNVGVIGGVITAVGATNGDTAEREIDATGLLITPGFVDLHTHYDGQSIWSERLTPSSAHGVTTVVMGNCGVGFAPCRQEDHDVLVDVMAGVEDIPGVVMTDGLPWTWETFPEYLNALDAGRRDIDVAAYLPHSPLRVYVMGQRGANREPATADDLAKMRALAKEAMEVGALGFASSRLTIHKTESGSPIPSYDAAREEIEEIAKGVVDGGGGLLQFVPDIPAGGYQPVLQTVFDVAEEVGLPVTFTLVVANAGDPTWPDAINMVEKANAAGGDITAQLLPRPIGLIIGLQLTANPFVLYPSYQEIAHLPLAERVAEMRKPEVRARILADKPGPGHPILYVAQMWDWIFPLGEHPNYEPDPADSIGARARARGVNPMEEAYDRLLDDEGRAMLLVATSNLERNSLNTVGELLHRDDVVLGLGDGGAHYGMICDASYSTFFLSHWARDRASGRFSVPEAVRELTSVPARVAGLADRGRIAVGYKADLNVIDHAALRLHKPVITYDLPAGGRRLDQTAEGYVATIVSGEVIAENGKPTDARPGKLIRGRQTAPAPTP is encoded by the coding sequence GTGAGCTATGACCTTCTGATTCGCAATGGCACCATCGTCGACGGCCTGGGGAGTGAGCCGTACGTCGGCAACGTCGGAGTAATCGGTGGCGTCATCACCGCCGTCGGCGCCACCAACGGCGACACCGCGGAGCGCGAGATCGACGCGACCGGCCTGCTGATCACGCCGGGTTTCGTCGATCTGCACACACACTATGACGGTCAGTCCATCTGGTCGGAGCGCCTGACGCCGTCCTCCGCGCACGGGGTGACCACCGTGGTCATGGGCAACTGCGGCGTCGGGTTCGCGCCCTGCCGCCAGGAAGACCACGACGTCCTCGTCGACGTGATGGCCGGGGTCGAAGACATTCCGGGCGTCGTGATGACCGACGGTCTGCCCTGGACCTGGGAGACCTTCCCCGAATACCTGAACGCGCTGGACGCCGGCCGTCGCGACATCGATGTGGCCGCCTACCTTCCGCATTCGCCGTTGCGCGTCTACGTGATGGGGCAGCGCGGCGCCAACCGTGAACCGGCCACCGCCGACGACCTCGCGAAGATGCGGGCGCTGGCCAAGGAGGCCATGGAGGTCGGGGCGCTGGGATTCGCGTCGTCCCGGTTGACCATCCACAAGACCGAAAGCGGTTCGCCCATACCGAGTTACGACGCCGCCCGCGAGGAGATCGAGGAGATCGCCAAGGGCGTCGTCGACGGCGGCGGCGGGCTGCTGCAATTCGTGCCCGACATTCCGGCCGGTGGCTACCAACCGGTGCTGCAGACGGTGTTCGACGTCGCCGAGGAGGTCGGGCTGCCGGTCACCTTCACGCTCGTCGTCGCCAACGCCGGCGACCCGACGTGGCCCGACGCGATCAACATGGTCGAGAAGGCGAATGCCGCCGGCGGCGACATCACCGCGCAGCTGCTGCCGCGCCCGATCGGGTTGATCATCGGGCTGCAGCTCACCGCCAACCCGTTCGTGCTCTACCCCAGCTACCAGGAGATCGCGCATCTGCCGTTGGCCGAGCGGGTCGCCGAGATGCGCAAGCCCGAGGTCCGCGCCCGCATCCTGGCCGACAAGCCGGGCCCCGGGCACCCGATCCTGTATGTCGCCCAGATGTGGGACTGGATCTTCCCGTTGGGCGAGCACCCCAACTACGAGCCGGACCCGGCGGACAGCATCGGCGCCCGGGCCAGGGCCCGCGGGGTGAATCCGATGGAAGAGGCTTACGACCGGCTGCTCGACGACGAGGGCCGCGCCATGCTGCTGGTCGCGACCAGCAACCTGGAGCGGAACTCGCTGAACACCGTGGGCGAACTGCTGCACCGCGACGACGTGGTGCTCGGACTGGGCGACGGCGGCGCTCACTACGGAATGATCTGCGACGCCAGCTATTCGACGTTCTTCCTGTCGCATTGGGCCCGGGACCGGGCGTCCGGGCGATTCTCGGTGCCCGAAGCCGTCCGCGAGCTGACCTCGGTTCCGGCGCGGGTCGCCGGACTGGCCGATCGGGGCCGCATCGCGGTTGGATACAAGGCCGATCTCAACGTGATCGACCACGCCGCGCTGCGCCTGCACAAGCCGGTGATCACCTACGACTTGCCCGCCGGCGGGCGTCGTCTGGACCAGACCGCGGAGGGGTACGTGGCCACGATCGTGTCCGGTGAAGTGATCGCCGAAAACGGCAAACCCACCGACGCGCGTCCCGGCAAGCTGATCCGCGGCCGGCAGACCGCACCCGCACCAACGCCATAA
- a CDS encoding VOC family protein yields the protein MIDHIGINCADYSKSQAFYDTVLAVLGFTRQLDFGEAIGYGRDGTPTFWISDASAGAGMGPNRETHIAFAAADENAVRAFHEAALRLGAESLHEPRLWPEYHPGYFGAFVRDPDGNNVEAVHHGA from the coding sequence GTGATCGACCACATCGGTATTAACTGCGCCGACTACTCGAAATCCCAGGCGTTCTATGACACCGTCCTGGCGGTCCTGGGCTTTACGCGGCAGCTGGATTTCGGCGAGGCCATCGGTTACGGACGCGACGGCACGCCGACGTTCTGGATCTCGGATGCTTCTGCGGGCGCCGGGATGGGTCCCAATCGGGAGACCCACATCGCCTTTGCGGCCGCCGACGAAAACGCCGTACGCGCGTTTCACGAGGCGGCGCTGCGGCTGGGTGCCGAATCGTTGCATGAGCCCAGGTTGTGGCCGGAATACCACCCCGGATACTTTGGTGCGTTCGTGCGCGATCCGGACGGCAACAACGTCGAAGCGGTCCATCACGGGGCCTGA
- a CDS encoding mycothiol transferase yields the protein MSDSDAATRELLRDAFTRLIEHVDELTDGLTDELSSYRPTPDANTIAWLLWHSARVQDIQLADVAGVEEVWTRDGWVDRFALDLPRRDTGYGHGPAEVGKVRASADLLSGYYHAVHKLSLEYIAGVTADELGRVVDTNWDPPVTASARLVSIVDDCAQHLGQAAYVRGIAP from the coding sequence ATGTCAGATAGCGACGCCGCCACCCGGGAGCTACTCCGCGACGCGTTCACCCGGTTGATCGAACACGTCGACGAGCTCACCGACGGACTGACCGACGAGTTGTCCAGCTACCGCCCTACCCCGGACGCCAACACCATCGCCTGGCTGCTCTGGCACAGCGCCCGAGTGCAGGACATCCAGCTGGCCGACGTGGCCGGTGTCGAGGAGGTTTGGACCCGCGACGGCTGGGTGGATCGATTCGCGCTGGACCTGCCCCGCCGGGACACCGGCTACGGCCACGGCCCGGCAGAGGTGGGAAAGGTGCGGGCCTCTGCCGACCTGCTGTCCGGCTACTACCACGCGGTGCACAAGCTCAGCCTGGAGTACATCGCCGGCGTGACCGCCGACGAGCTGGGCCGCGTCGTCGACACCAACTGGGACCCGCCGGTGACGGCCAGCGCCCGGTTGGTCAGCATCGTCGACGATTGCGCCCAGCACCTCGGGCAAGCGGCATACGTGCGGGGGATCGCGCCGTAA
- a CDS encoding anti-sigma factor, which translates to MTEPADFELLELATPYALHAVSDAERVDIDRQVAAAPASIASAFAEEVRAVRETMAVVSAATVAEPPPQLRAAVLAIAASSPLKRQRRWRTTALISVAAAIVAGLTAFGVQTLLRPTPSRSVAEQVMAAPDVRTVSRPLANGTATVVFSRDRGAGVLVMNNVPPPNPGTVYQMWLIGAQGPTSAGTMGTAAVSPSTTATLTNLGASTALAFTVEPGAGSPQPTSPILATLPLA; encoded by the coding sequence ATGACCGAACCCGCTGATTTCGAACTGCTCGAGCTGGCCACGCCGTATGCCCTGCACGCCGTCTCCGACGCCGAGCGCGTCGACATCGACCGGCAGGTCGCCGCCGCGCCCGCCTCGATCGCGTCGGCCTTCGCCGAGGAAGTTCGTGCCGTGCGCGAGACGATGGCCGTCGTCTCGGCCGCGACCGTCGCCGAGCCGCCGCCGCAGCTGCGGGCAGCCGTGCTGGCTATCGCCGCGTCGAGCCCACTGAAGCGCCAACGACGTTGGCGCACAACCGCGTTGATATCTGTAGCGGCTGCGATCGTGGCGGGGCTGACGGCATTCGGCGTCCAGACGCTGTTGCGCCCGACGCCGTCGCGGTCGGTAGCCGAGCAGGTGATGGCGGCTCCGGACGTGCGCACGGTTTCCCGCCCGCTGGCCAACGGGACGGCCACGGTGGTGTTCTCGCGCGATCGCGGGGCGGGCGTGCTGGTGATGAACAACGTGCCACCGCCGAATCCGGGCACCGTCTACCAGATGTGGTTGATCGGCGCCCAAGGCCCGACCTCGGCGGGGACGATGGGCACCGCGGCCGTCTCGCCCTCGACGACGGCGACGCTGACCAACCTGGGAGCGTCGACCGCACTGGCCTTCACCGTGGAACCCGGCGCCGGCTCACCGCAGCCGACCAGCCCGATACTGGCCACCTTGCCGCTGGCCTAG
- a CDS encoding sigma-70 family RNA polymerase sigma factor, which produces MTGLPQLSSDLDELLREVARGDTQAFAAVYDLTKSRVFGLVIRVLRDAGYSEETTQEIYLEVWRSASDYDPARGSALSWLLTMAHRRAIDRVRAEQAGSRRESRYGAANVDTDHDVVADSAIAGDERRRVADCLGSLTDAQRQCIEMAYYGGLTYVEVSQRLAANLSTIKSRIRDALRGLRNCLDVP; this is translated from the coding sequence ATGACCGGACTGCCGCAGCTGAGCAGCGACCTGGATGAGTTGCTGCGCGAAGTCGCGCGCGGCGACACCCAGGCGTTCGCCGCGGTCTACGACCTCACCAAAAGCCGGGTGTTCGGGCTGGTGATCCGGGTCTTGCGCGACGCCGGCTACAGCGAGGAAACCACCCAGGAGATCTATCTCGAGGTGTGGCGGTCGGCGTCCGACTACGACCCCGCCCGCGGCTCCGCGCTGTCCTGGCTGCTGACGATGGCGCACCGGCGGGCCATCGACCGGGTGCGCGCCGAGCAGGCCGGCAGCCGCCGGGAATCGCGCTACGGCGCCGCCAACGTCGACACCGACCATGATGTGGTCGCCGACTCGGCGATCGCCGGGGACGAGCGCCGCCGAGTCGCCGACTGCCTGGGCTCGCTGACCGACGCGCAGCGCCAGTGCATCGAAATGGCCTACTACGGCGGGCTGACCTACGTCGAGGTATCGCAGCGACTGGCTGCCAATCTGTCGACGATCAAATCGCGCATTCGCGACGCGCTGCGCGGGCTGCGTAACTGCCTGGACGTGCCATGA
- a CDS encoding DUF1295 domain-containing protein, which produces MNLAEVSGASVVVLAVVHSVTFAIGRHIGRYNVVDVAWGIGFVAIAAAAAILGHGDPTRRWLLLALVTIWGLRLSWHIQRKTVGKGEDPRYAALLRDTTPGLVVRKVFLLQAFITWFVSFPLQLSAVTGPTPKPLTAVLALGVAVWLVGITFEAVGDRQLRIFKADPANRGVVMDRGLWAWTRHPNYFGDATVWWGVWLITVNGWWPLATVGSPLLMTYFLVYVTGARLTEKLMAGRPGFAEYQQRTACFFPRPPRPARR; this is translated from the coding sequence ATGAATTTGGCCGAGGTGTCCGGTGCCTCGGTTGTCGTTCTCGCCGTGGTGCATTCGGTCACGTTCGCCATCGGCAGGCACATCGGCCGCTATAACGTCGTCGACGTGGCGTGGGGCATCGGCTTCGTCGCCATTGCCGCCGCGGCGGCCATACTGGGCCACGGCGACCCGACCCGGCGCTGGCTGCTGCTGGCGCTGGTGACGATCTGGGGCCTGCGGCTGAGCTGGCACATCCAGCGCAAGACCGTCGGCAAGGGCGAGGATCCGCGCTACGCCGCGCTGCTGCGGGACACCACACCCGGTCTGGTCGTGCGCAAGGTCTTTCTGTTGCAGGCGTTCATCACCTGGTTCGTCTCGTTCCCGCTGCAGCTGTCCGCGGTGACCGGCCCCACCCCGAAACCGCTGACCGCGGTCCTCGCGCTCGGTGTGGCGGTGTGGTTGGTGGGGATCACCTTCGAAGCGGTCGGCGACCGGCAGCTGCGGATCTTCAAGGCTGACCCGGCCAATCGCGGCGTGGTGATGGATCGCGGCCTATGGGCGTGGACGCGTCACCCCAATTACTTCGGTGATGCCACCGTGTGGTGGGGGGTGTGGCTGATCACCGTCAACGGTTGGTGGCCACTGGCCACGGTCGGCTCCCCGCTGCTGATGACGTACTTCCTGGTCTACGTGACCGGAGCTCGGCTGACCGAGAAGTTGATGGCCGGCCGGCCGGGCTTCGCGGAATATCAGCAACGGACGGCGTGTTTCTTTCCGCGACCACCGCGACCGGCACGGCGGTAG
- a CDS encoding class I SAM-dependent methyltransferase, whose protein sequence is MTVQTIRKHSAAIESRNWPAVAKVPSGPVSSASAVAADRLLRRAAARLPLRVAYPDGTAVGAADPTVPTLVVHHPEALARRIGRYGLIGFGESYMAGEWSSDDLSEVLTVFASSVGELVPRPLQWLRPIAPAFRPRWRDASRERARRNIAEHYDLSNDLFTEFLDETMTYSCALFKQLPASSSDLAAAQHRKIDRLLDIAGVHQGSRVLEIGTGWGELCIRAAARGAEVRSVTLSVEQQRLARLRVAAAGLSDKVAIDLCDYRDVNGCYDAVVSVEMIEAVGFHAWQRYFTTLEQLVRPGGRVAIQAITMPHGRMMASRNTHTWIQKYIFPGGLLPSTQAISAITECRTNLRTVDMASLRPHYAETLRLWREQFVRKRDRLAHLGFDDVFQRMWELYLAHSEAGFRSGYLNVYQWTFAREGHR, encoded by the coding sequence ATGACCGTACAGACCATCCGAAAGCATTCGGCGGCAATCGAATCCAGGAACTGGCCGGCCGTCGCGAAGGTACCGTCCGGTCCCGTCAGCTCGGCATCAGCCGTGGCCGCCGACCGGCTGCTGCGCCGCGCGGCCGCTCGCCTACCGCTGCGAGTGGCCTACCCCGACGGCACGGCGGTCGGCGCGGCCGACCCGACGGTGCCGACCTTGGTCGTCCACCACCCGGAAGCGTTGGCCCGCCGGATCGGGCGCTACGGCCTGATCGGATTCGGCGAGTCCTACATGGCCGGCGAGTGGTCCTCGGATGACCTCAGCGAGGTGTTGACGGTGTTCGCCTCGTCGGTGGGCGAGCTGGTGCCGCGACCGCTGCAGTGGCTGCGTCCGATTGCGCCGGCCTTCCGGCCGCGGTGGCGGGACGCCAGCCGGGAGCGCGCCCGGCGCAACATCGCCGAGCATTACGACTTGTCCAACGACCTGTTCACCGAATTCCTCGACGAGACCATGACGTATTCCTGCGCTCTGTTCAAGCAGCTGCCGGCGTCCTCGTCGGATTTGGCTGCGGCGCAACACCGCAAGATCGATCGGCTGCTCGATATCGCCGGAGTTCACCAGGGCAGCAGGGTGCTCGAAATCGGCACCGGATGGGGCGAGCTGTGCATCCGCGCTGCCGCCCGCGGAGCAGAGGTCCGCTCGGTGACCTTGTCGGTCGAACAACAGCGGCTGGCGCGGCTTCGGGTTGCCGCGGCAGGGCTGTCCGACAAGGTGGCGATCGACCTCTGCGATTACCGCGACGTCAACGGGTGTTACGACGCAGTGGTGTCGGTCGAGATGATCGAGGCAGTGGGATTCCACGCGTGGCAGCGGTATTTCACCACGCTCGAACAGCTGGTGCGGCCGGGCGGCCGGGTGGCGATTCAGGCGATCACGATGCCGCACGGCCGGATGATGGCCAGCCGCAACACGCATACCTGGATCCAGAAGTACATCTTCCCGGGCGGACTGTTGCCATCCACCCAGGCCATCTCCGCAATCACCGAGTGCCGCACGAATTTACGCACGGTCGATATGGCGTCGCTGCGCCCGCACTACGCCGAAACCCTGCGGCTCTGGCGGGAACAGTTCGTCAGAAAACGGGACCGGTTGGCGCACTTGGGTTTCGATGACGTGTTCCAGCGGATGTGGGAGCTGTACCTGGCGCATTCGGAAGCCGGCTTCCGATCCGGCTACCTCAACGTCTACCAGTGGACGTTCGCACGCGAGGGGCACCGATGA
- a CDS encoding DUF1365 domain-containing protein translates to MLTPAIYRTTISHSRQAPVRHSFEYRSYSWYIDVDEPPRLPWWLRPFARFRASDHFTDPQHGSLRDRLGVFFANRGLAAPDGRITALLQARVFGYVFNPLSVFWCHDRDGRLRHVIAEVHNTYGERHAYLLPPAELPVVTAKKLYVSPFNAVDGYYLVRAPRPDTEVDITVELRRDRQPAFVANVRGQRRPATVRQVAIMQIISPLAPLVVAARIRIQGIKLWLRRVPVVPR, encoded by the coding sequence GTGCTGACGCCCGCGATTTATCGCACCACAATCAGCCATTCGCGACAGGCCCCCGTACGCCATTCGTTCGAATACCGAAGCTACAGCTGGTATATCGATGTCGACGAGCCGCCCCGGTTGCCCTGGTGGCTGCGGCCGTTCGCCCGGTTCCGGGCCTCGGATCACTTCACCGACCCGCAGCACGGCTCATTGCGCGACCGGCTCGGCGTCTTCTTCGCCAACCGCGGCCTGGCCGCCCCCGACGGTCGCATCACCGCGCTGCTGCAGGCACGCGTATTCGGCTATGTCTTCAACCCGCTGAGCGTCTTCTGGTGCCACGACCGCGACGGCCGGCTGCGCCATGTGATCGCCGAGGTACACAACACCTACGGCGAGCGACACGCCTACCTCCTGCCCCCGGCCGAGCTGCCGGTGGTGACCGCGAAGAAGCTGTATGTTTCGCCGTTCAACGCGGTGGACGGTTACTACCTGGTGCGAGCACCACGGCCCGACACCGAAGTCGACATCACCGTGGAGCTGCGCCGCGATCGACAGCCGGCGTTCGTCGCCAACGTGCGCGGACAACGGCGACCGGCGACCGTACGCCAGGTCGCGATCATGCAAATCATTTCGCCACTGGCACCGCTGGTGGTCGCCGCACGCATCCGAATTCAGGGGATCAAACTGTGGTTACGTCGAGTTCCGGTGGTACCGCGATGA